The following coding sequences are from one Nilaparvata lugens isolate BPH chromosome 6, ASM1435652v1, whole genome shotgun sequence window:
- the LOC120351885 gene encoding uncharacterized protein LOC120351885: protein MLPHTLSLMSLIILFMETAAVKVFSGVILQPIPHVHVYQASVPLSYKMNFPTAQMTLLQADKVFPPKCLYADCSIANIIEQLYNSTNDIIKHEHLDYTLYTNKPQTLSTTQSNRSTRSIDAIGNFFHFCCGTATDGELHGLEFNEQHLTDHLNAFKSIVKEDHQDLIKVTAELNSFTKDISNQFHTAYLQLQNKMSSKLEADESLYNLIIGYTFHLYSDLYILTRRNFITSIKERCQQKLLPSNVIKPELLKKDLSQLQRNMDSTNQRIAVNIEDYHQFYHLPITTCKITEEDVTITLKVPFITKTSNFTLFKYIPTPLFWKNQSCWLPRDELR, encoded by the coding sequence ATGCTTCCTCATACCCTTTCCCTAATGtctttgataatattgttcatgGAAACGGCAGCTGTCAAGGTGTTTTCAGGAGTTATTCTCCAACCAATCCCTCATGTACACGTTTATCAAGCTTCTGTGCCACTCAGCTACAAAATGAACTTTCCAACGGCGCAGATGACTCTACTTCAAGCAGATAAAGTCTTTCCACCGAAATGTTTATACGCTGATTGCTCTATCGCAAATATTATAGAgcaattatataattcaacaaatGACATCATCAAACATGAGCACCTGGACTACACTCTCTACACCAATAAACCACAGACATTATCAACTACACAATCTAATCGTTCTACAAGGTCCATTGATGCAATAGGAAACTTCTTTCACTTTTGCTGCGGTACCGCAACAGACGGGGAGCTTCATGGACTTGAATTCAACGAACAGCACCTGACAGACCACCTCAACGCATTCAAAAGTATTGTGAAAGAGGACCACCAAGATTTAATCAAAGTGACGGCGGAATTGAACTCATTCACTAAAGACATCTCCAACCAGTTCCACACAGCATATCTTCAACTCCAAAACAAAATGAGTTCCAAATTAGAAGCAgatgaatcactctacaatCTAATAATCGGCTACACTTTTCATCTCTACTCCGACTTATATATCCTGACTCGAAGAAATTTCATCACATCAATTAAAGAGAGGTGTCAACAGAAATTACTCCCTTCGAACGTCATCAAACCTGAATTGTTGAAGAAAGACCTCTCACAATTACAAAGGAATATGGATTCAACAAATCAACGTATAGCAGTTAACATAGAAGATTATCATCAGTTCTACCACCTACCAATAACGACATGTAAAATAACAGAGGAGGATGTGACAATCACACTGAAAGTTCCATTCATCACAAAAACATCTAACTTCACATTATTCAAATACATTCCAACCCCGCTATTCTGGAAAAATCAATCATGTTGGCTACCCAGAGATGAATTGCGATGA